The Methylobacterium currus genome contains a region encoding:
- a CDS encoding DUF3422 family protein, with translation MRLDEHPLRARVLAEVHARPFTPVKTPRRFLHYAFLTDGEAAASDRDALESYCAGLGHPGPAPGAKQHRVVFSGAVLRWESHSEFTTYTWEYGDALGHAFQPQPDALEGAMGEVTQPGPLLVAVDLHLLPAVEGGLPSEIVSTFNAASLAMAEAEGGAAVIATDFQPDPYGYVRIVVADRRLSRLGAGALIQRLLEIETYRTLALLGLPEAQSLGPTIRRIETELPTLMEAMRTSEGFAENHALLDRLIALAAELEAGSSRTMFRFGATRAYDELVRLRLSAAGEHALPGQTSWSMFLARRYNPAIRTCLVTADRQDLLSRRLARAAQMLRTRVDIELERQNQAQLQAMNDRVRLQLRLQQTVEGLSVAAITYYVASLVHHVLEGAHHAGIPVDATIGTAVAVPLVLVGVWWTVRRIRRMHAEPGGH, from the coding sequence ATGCGGCTGGACGAACATCCCCTGCGGGCCCGGGTGCTGGCGGAGGTTCACGCCCGGCCGTTCACCCCGGTCAAGACGCCGCGCCGCTTCCTGCACTACGCTTTCCTGACCGATGGCGAGGCGGCCGCCTCCGACCGCGACGCGCTGGAGTCCTATTGCGCCGGCCTCGGCCATCCCGGCCCGGCGCCGGGGGCCAAGCAGCACCGGGTGGTCTTCTCCGGCGCCGTCCTGCGGTGGGAGAGCCACAGCGAGTTCACCACCTATACCTGGGAATACGGCGACGCCCTCGGCCACGCCTTCCAGCCCCAGCCCGACGCGCTGGAAGGCGCGATGGGGGAGGTGACGCAGCCCGGCCCGCTCCTCGTCGCGGTCGACCTGCACCTCCTGCCGGCGGTCGAGGGCGGGCTGCCGTCCGAGATCGTCTCGACCTTCAACGCCGCCTCGCTGGCCATGGCGGAGGCCGAGGGCGGAGCGGCGGTGATCGCCACCGACTTCCAGCCCGATCCCTACGGCTATGTCCGCATCGTCGTCGCCGACCGGCGGCTCAGCCGGCTCGGGGCCGGCGCCCTGATCCAGCGCCTGCTCGAGATCGAGACCTACCGCACGCTGGCGCTCCTCGGCCTGCCGGAGGCGCAGAGCCTGGGGCCCACGATCCGGCGGATCGAGACCGAGCTGCCCACCCTGATGGAGGCGATGCGCACCAGCGAGGGCTTCGCCGAGAACCACGCCCTGCTCGACCGGCTGATCGCCCTCGCCGCCGAGCTGGAAGCCGGGTCGTCCCGCACGATGTTCCGCTTCGGCGCGACGCGGGCCTATGACGAACTGGTGCGGTTGCGCCTCTCGGCGGCGGGCGAGCACGCGCTGCCCGGACAGACGAGCTGGTCGATGTTCCTCGCACGGCGCTACAATCCGGCGATCCGCACCTGCCTGGTCACCGCCGACCGCCAGGACCTGCTCTCCCGCCGCCTCGCCCGCGCCGCGCAGATGCTGCGCACCCGGGTCGACATCGAGCTGGAGCGCCAGAACCAGGCCCAGCTCCAGGCGATGAACGACCGGGTTCGGCTGCAATTGCGCCTCCAGCAGACCGTCGAAGGCCTCTCGGTCGCGGCGATCACCTACTACGTGGCGAGCCTCGTCCACCATGTGCTGGAGGGCGCGCACCATGCCGGGATACCGGTCGACGCGACGATCGGGACCGCGGTGGCGGTGCCGCTGGTGCTGGTGGGCGTGTGGTGGACGGTGCGGCGGATCCGGCGGATGCATGCGGAGCCGGGCGGGCATTGA
- a CDS encoding nucleoside deaminase codes for MTDDETFMARAIALSERTALVESAGGAFGAVIVRDGEIVGEGANRVVAENDPTWHAEMAAIRDACKKEGNFKLPGATLYTSAEPCPMCMAAAYWAGISRIFYASTNEDALRHGNFDDSMIYEEIRKPADQRKIPIRQIMRAEAIEVWERYEAKADRVPY; via the coding sequence ATGACCGACGACGAGACCTTCATGGCGCGCGCCATCGCGCTGTCGGAGCGCACCGCGCTCGTCGAGAGCGCCGGCGGCGCCTTCGGTGCGGTGATCGTGCGCGACGGTGAGATCGTCGGCGAGGGCGCCAACCGGGTCGTCGCCGAGAACGATCCGACCTGGCATGCCGAGATGGCGGCGATCCGCGACGCCTGCAAGAAGGAGGGCAATTTCAAGCTGCCCGGCGCCACCCTCTATACGTCCGCCGAACCCTGCCCGATGTGCATGGCGGCCGCTTACTGGGCCGGCATCTCGCGGATCTTCTACGCCTCGACCAACGAGGACGCGCTTCGCCACGGCAATTTCGACGACAGCATGATCTACGAGGAGATCCGCAAGCCGGCGGACCAGCGCAAGATCCCGATCCGGCAGATCATGCGCGCCGAGGCGATCGAGGTCTGGGAGCGCTACGAGGCCAAGGCCGACCGGGTGCCCTACTGA
- the acs gene encoding acetate--CoA ligase, with translation MNQRVVEVTQDARARAHIDEAKYRAWYEASIRDPEAFWREHGKRIDWFTPYAKVKETSFGPGDVSIKWFSDGVTNAAHNCIDRHLATRGDQVAIIWEGDDPSESRHITYRELHAEVCRMANVLRNRGVSKGDRVTIYLPMIPEAAFAMLACARLGAIHSVVFGGFSPDSLAGRIQGCDSKLVITADEGLRGGRKVPLKANVDAAIQRLPADSVDHVIVVRRTGGAVEMDPVRDVYYDDAAAQVTDECPVAHVEAEHPLFLLYTSGSTGQPKGVVHTTGGYLVYAAMTHQYVFDYHEGDIYWCTADVGWVTGHSYILYGPLANGATTLMFEGIPTYPSISRFWEVVDKHKVNIFYTAPTAIRSLMGAGEEPVKKTSRKTLRVLGSVGEPINPEAWEWYYRVVGDERCPIVDTWWQTETGGILITPLPGATPLKPGSATRPFFGVKPVVVDADNKVLEGACEGNLCIDDSWPGQMRTVWGDHERFVQTYFSTFPGRYFSGDGCRRDADGYYWITGRVDDVINVSGHRMGTAEVESSLVAHPKVSEAAVVGYPHDIKGQGIYAYVTLMQGEEPSDALRKELVAWVRKDIGPIASPDLIQFAPGLPKTRSGKIMRRILRKIAEDEFSSLGDTSTLAEPAVVDDLIENRQNRTK, from the coding sequence ATGAACCAGCGGGTCGTCGAGGTCACCCAGGATGCGCGCGCGCGGGCGCATATCGACGAGGCGAAGTATCGGGCCTGGTACGAGGCCTCGATTCGCGATCCGGAGGCGTTCTGGCGCGAGCACGGCAAGCGGATCGACTGGTTCACGCCCTACGCCAAGGTCAAGGAGACGTCGTTCGGCCCCGGCGACGTCTCGATCAAGTGGTTCTCGGACGGCGTCACCAATGCCGCCCACAATTGCATCGACCGTCACCTCGCCACGCGCGGCGACCAGGTCGCGATCATCTGGGAGGGCGACGACCCGTCGGAATCGCGCCACATTACCTACCGCGAGTTGCACGCGGAAGTGTGCCGGATGGCCAACGTCCTTCGCAACCGTGGCGTCTCCAAGGGCGACCGGGTCACGATCTACCTGCCGATGATCCCCGAGGCCGCGTTCGCGATGCTGGCCTGCGCCCGGCTCGGCGCCATCCACTCGGTGGTGTTCGGCGGCTTCTCGCCCGATTCCCTCGCCGGCCGCATCCAGGGCTGCGACTCAAAGCTCGTCATCACCGCCGACGAGGGCCTGCGCGGCGGCCGCAAGGTGCCGCTGAAGGCCAATGTCGACGCGGCGATCCAGCGTCTGCCCGCCGACAGCGTCGACCACGTCATCGTGGTGCGCCGCACCGGCGGCGCCGTCGAGATGGATCCCGTCCGCGACGTCTATTACGACGACGCCGCTGCCCAGGTCACGGACGAGTGCCCGGTCGCCCATGTCGAGGCCGAGCACCCGCTGTTCCTGCTCTACACCTCGGGCTCGACCGGCCAGCCGAAGGGTGTCGTTCACACCACCGGCGGCTATCTCGTCTACGCCGCGATGACGCACCAATACGTCTTCGACTATCACGAGGGCGACATCTACTGGTGCACCGCCGATGTGGGCTGGGTCACCGGTCATTCCTACATCCTGTACGGGCCGCTGGCGAACGGCGCCACGACCCTGATGTTCGAGGGCATCCCGACCTATCCGTCGATCTCCCGGTTCTGGGAAGTCGTCGACAAGCACAAGGTCAACATCTTCTACACCGCCCCGACCGCGATCCGCTCGCTGATGGGCGCCGGCGAGGAGCCGGTGAAGAAGACGTCCCGCAAGACCCTGCGCGTGCTCGGCTCGGTCGGCGAGCCGATCAACCCGGAGGCCTGGGAGTGGTACTACCGGGTCGTCGGCGACGAGCGCTGCCCGATCGTCGACACCTGGTGGCAGACCGAGACCGGCGGCATCCTGATCACCCCGCTGCCCGGCGCCACGCCGCTCAAGCCCGGCTCGGCGACGCGGCCGTTCTTCGGCGTCAAGCCGGTGGTGGTCGATGCCGACAACAAGGTGCTGGAGGGGGCCTGCGAGGGCAATCTCTGCATCGACGATTCCTGGCCGGGCCAGATGCGCACGGTGTGGGGCGACCACGAGCGCTTCGTGCAGACCTACTTCTCGACCTTCCCGGGCCGGTACTTCTCGGGCGACGGCTGCCGGCGCGACGCGGATGGCTATTACTGGATCACCGGCCGGGTCGACGACGTCATCAACGTCTCGGGCCACCGGATGGGCACCGCGGAGGTCGAGTCCTCGCTGGTCGCTCACCCGAAGGTGTCGGAAGCCGCGGTGGTGGGCTATCCCCACGACATCAAGGGCCAGGGCATCTACGCCTACGTCACCCTGATGCAGGGCGAGGAGCCTTCGGACGCACTTCGCAAGGAGCTGGTGGCCTGGGTGCGCAAGGATATCGGGCCGATCGCCTCGCCCGATCTGATCCAGTTCGCCCCGGGCCTGCCCAAGACCCGCTCCGGCAAGATCATGCGCCGCATCCTGCGCAAGATCGCCGAGGACGAGTTCTCCTCGCTCGGCGACACCTCGACGCTCGCCGAGCCCGCGGTGGTCGACGACCTGATCGAGAACCGTCAGAACCGCACCAAGTGA
- a CDS encoding cation acetate symporter, producing the protein MHRPISRRLVLGALALLAPTAVLAAGPDLGAVQQQATNWPAIGMFLFFVLFTLGITYRAAKGSKSAADFYAAGGGISAGTNALAIAGDYMSAASFLGISGMVYSFGFDGLIYSTGFLVGWPIVLFLIAERLRNLGKFTFADVASFRLDQTRIRILSATGTLVVVAFYLIAQMVGAGKLIQLLFGLPYLYAVVIVGLLMIVYVAFGGMKATTWVQVIKACLLLFGATFMAGAVLYKYGFSPEKLFAAATRVHPNGDAIMGPSGSPKSPVANPIDTISLGIGLMFGTAGLPHILMRFFTVSDAQAARKSVFYATGLIGYFYILTFIIGFGGIALLMSDPSYFKLAADGTYDKIAGMNGSTNMVAVNLANAVAGPYFLGFISAVAFATILAVVAGLTLAGASAVSHDLYAQVFARGRTTERTEVNLSKGAAVVIGLVAIYLGYVFENQNVAFMVGLAFSVAASCNFPVLAMSILWKGTTTRGALVGGLVGLVTAVVMVVLSKAVWVTTFGHPAALFPYDNPALFSMPIAFLGIWLVSKMDNSARAKRERAAFEAQYVRSETGIGATGAHAH; encoded by the coding sequence ATGCACCGTCCCATCTCGCGCCGTCTCGTCTTGGGAGCCCTCGCGCTCCTCGCCCCCACGGCCGTCCTCGCGGCCGGTCCCGACCTCGGCGCCGTGCAGCAGCAGGCCACGAACTGGCCGGCCATCGGCATGTTCCTGTTCTTCGTTCTGTTCACCCTCGGCATCACCTACCGGGCGGCCAAGGGCTCGAAGTCGGCCGCCGACTTCTACGCCGCCGGCGGCGGCATCTCGGCCGGCACCAACGCGCTGGCGATTGCCGGCGACTACATGTCGGCGGCGTCGTTCCTCGGCATCTCCGGCATGGTCTACAGCTTCGGCTTCGACGGGCTGATCTACTCGACCGGCTTCCTGGTCGGCTGGCCGATCGTGCTGTTCCTGATCGCCGAGCGCCTGCGCAACCTCGGCAAGTTCACCTTCGCCGACGTGGCGAGTTTCCGCCTCGACCAGACCCGGATCCGCATCCTGTCGGCGACCGGCACCCTGGTGGTGGTGGCGTTCTACCTGATCGCCCAGATGGTCGGCGCCGGCAAGCTGATCCAGCTCCTGTTCGGCCTGCCCTACCTCTACGCGGTGGTGATCGTCGGCCTCCTGATGATCGTCTACGTCGCCTTCGGCGGCATGAAGGCGACGACCTGGGTGCAGGTGATCAAGGCCTGCCTGCTCCTGTTCGGCGCGACCTTCATGGCGGGCGCCGTGCTCTACAAGTACGGCTTCAGCCCCGAGAAGCTGTTTGCCGCCGCCACCCGCGTCCACCCCAACGGCGACGCGATCATGGGCCCGAGCGGAAGTCCCAAGAGCCCGGTGGCGAACCCGATCGACACGATCTCCCTCGGCATCGGCCTGATGTTCGGCACGGCCGGCCTGCCGCACATCCTGATGCGCTTCTTCACCGTCTCGGATGCGCAGGCGGCCCGCAAGTCGGTGTTCTACGCCACCGGCCTGATCGGCTACTTCTACATCCTCACCTTCATCATCGGCTTCGGCGGCATCGCCCTGCTGATGTCGGATCCGAGCTACTTCAAGCTCGCGGCCGACGGCACCTACGACAAGATCGCCGGGATGAACGGCTCGACCAACATGGTGGCGGTGAACCTCGCCAACGCGGTGGCCGGCCCGTACTTCCTCGGCTTCATCTCGGCGGTGGCCTTCGCGACCATTCTGGCGGTGGTGGCCGGCCTGACGCTCGCCGGGGCCTCGGCGGTGAGCCACGACCTCTACGCCCAGGTCTTCGCCCGCGGCCGCACCACGGAGCGCACCGAGGTCAACCTGTCCAAGGGGGCCGCGGTGGTGATCGGCCTCGTGGCGATCTATCTCGGCTACGTGTTCGAGAACCAGAACGTCGCCTTCATGGTCGGCCTCGCCTTCTCGGTGGCGGCGAGCTGCAACTTCCCGGTCCTGGCGATGTCGATCCTGTGGAAGGGCACCACGACGCGCGGCGCCCTGGTCGGCGGCCTCGTCGGCCTCGTCACCGCGGTCGTCATGGTGGTGCTGTCGAAGGCGGTGTGGGTCACCACCTTCGGCCATCCGGCCGCGCTCTTCCCCTACGACAACCCGGCCCTGTTCTCGATGCCGATCGCCTTCCTCGGCATCTGGCTCGTGTCGAAAATGGACAACAGCGCCCGGGCGAAGCGCGAGCGGGCGGCTTTCGAGGCGCAGTACGTGCGATCCGAGACCGGCATCGGGGCGACCGGGGCGCACGCCCATTGA
- the purH gene encoding bifunctional phosphoribosylaminoimidazolecarboxamide formyltransferase/IMP cyclohydrolase: protein MASDLSRISRALLSVSDKTGLVEFARALAARGVTLVSTGGTHRALTEAGLTVTEVSDLTGFPEMMDGRVKTLHPGVHGGLLAIRDNPEHQAAMLAHGIAAIDLLVVNLYPFEATLAAGKPAAECIENIDIGGPAMIRAAAKNHKDVAVVVDVADYDAVLADLDAHDGAVTFATRRRLAQKAYARTASYDAAIATWLAGEIEAAPESQTVRAPAFQALGGTLAQGLRYGENPHMKAAFYRTAGAPRPGVATARQLQGKELSYNNLNDTDAAYEAVSEFDPARTAAVVIVKHANPCGVAEGANLLEAYERALRCDPVSAFGGIVALNRTLDAEAARKIVEVFTEVIIAPDATEEAVAIVAAKKNLRLLTAGGLADPRAPGQAWRTVAGGFLVQDRDNAVVDDMPLKVVTKRAPSEAELSDLRFAFRVAKHVKSNAIVYAKDGATVGIGAGQMSRVDSSRIAAWKAAEAAKAAGLPESLARGAVVASDAFFPFADGLLAAAEAGATAVIQPGGSMRDDEVIRAADEAGLAMVLTGFRHFRH from the coding sequence ATGGCGAGCGACCTCTCCCGCATCTCCCGCGCGCTCCTCTCCGTCTCGGACAAGACCGGGCTGGTGGAGTTCGCGCGCGCGCTGGCCGCCCGCGGCGTCACCCTGGTCTCGACCGGCGGCACCCACCGGGCCCTCACCGAGGCGGGGCTGACCGTGACAGAGGTCTCCGACCTCACCGGCTTCCCCGAGATGATGGACGGGCGGGTCAAGACCCTGCATCCGGGGGTGCATGGCGGCCTGCTCGCGATCCGCGACAACCCGGAGCACCAGGCCGCCATGCTGGCCCACGGCATCGCGGCGATCGACCTCCTGGTCGTCAACCTCTACCCGTTCGAGGCGACGCTCGCGGCCGGAAAGCCGGCGGCGGAGTGCATCGAGAACATCGATATCGGCGGCCCGGCGATGATCCGCGCCGCCGCCAAGAACCACAAGGACGTCGCGGTCGTGGTCGACGTCGCCGATTACGACGCGGTGCTCGCCGACCTCGACGCCCATGACGGCGCCGTCACCTTCGCGACCCGCCGGCGCCTGGCCCAGAAGGCCTATGCCCGCACCGCCTCCTACGACGCCGCCATCGCGACCTGGCTCGCCGGCGAGATCGAGGCCGCGCCCGAGAGCCAGACCGTCCGGGCGCCAGCATTTCAGGCACTTGGCGGGACGCTCGCGCAAGGGCTGCGCTACGGCGAGAACCCGCATATGAAGGCTGCGTTCTACCGCACCGCCGGCGCCCCGCGCCCGGGCGTCGCGACCGCGCGCCAGCTCCAGGGCAAGGAGCTATCCTACAACAACCTCAACGACACCGACGCCGCCTACGAGGCGGTGAGCGAGTTCGACCCGGCCCGCACGGCGGCCGTGGTCATCGTCAAGCACGCCAATCCCTGCGGCGTCGCGGAGGGCGCGAACCTGCTCGAGGCCTATGAGCGGGCCCTGCGCTGCGATCCGGTCTCGGCCTTCGGCGGCATCGTGGCGCTCAACCGCACCCTCGACGCCGAGGCGGCGCGGAAGATCGTCGAGGTCTTCACGGAGGTGATCATCGCCCCGGACGCCACCGAGGAGGCGGTCGCGATCGTCGCCGCCAAGAAGAACCTGCGCCTGCTCACCGCCGGCGGCCTCGCCGATCCCCGTGCCCCGGGTCAGGCCTGGCGCACGGTGGCGGGCGGCTTCCTGGTGCAGGACCGCGACAACGCCGTCGTGGACGACATGCCGCTCAAGGTCGTGACCAAGCGGGCACCGAGCGAGGCCGAGTTGTCGGACCTGCGCTTCGCCTTCCGGGTCGCCAAGCACGTGAAGTCGAACGCCATCGTGTACGCGAAGGACGGCGCCACGGTGGGGATCGGTGCCGGTCAGATGTCCCGGGTCGATTCCTCGCGCATCGCCGCCTGGAAGGCGGCCGAGGCCGCCAAGGCCGCCGGGCTCCCTGAGAGCCTCGCCCGCGGCGCGGTGGTGGCCTCCGACGCGTTCTTCCCCTTCGCCGACGGCCTGCTCGCCGCGGCCGAGGCCGGCGCCACGGCGGTGATCCAGCCCGGCGGCTCGATGCGCGACGACGAGGTGATCCGCGCCGCCGACGAGGCCGGCCTCGCCATGGTCCTCACCGGCTTCCGCCACTTCCGGCACTGA
- a CDS encoding hemolysin family protein: protein MIFSDSPWGTGLGLFAIVFLVFANGFFVAAEFALVAVRRSRVQELVAEKRAHAGALQQAVESLDSHLAATQLGITISSLALGWVGEPALAHLIEPLLAFLPQGTSTAGAHAVAVVVSFVIITSLHIVLGELAPKSLALQRSERTALAIVRPLRLFLMVFRPAIACLNGLGNGVLRLCGLQPGSGEGSLHSTAELSLLVAASQEAGLIQEAQQAAVQRIFGIGERRVRDIMTPRHEVDWIDVDDPREAVLETIRACRHEQLVASRGEIHEIVGVLRKQDVLNQLLDGAPITLDAIIREPIVVHEGMPILRVLETFKAKPVRMAIVVDEYGDLEGIVTQTDLLEAIAGDIPDTDDEEPMVVERQDGSLLIDGMMPAVDAFDRLGFIDRPDTDDFSTLAGYVIFQLGRIPTAGDGFERNGWRFEVVDMDGRRVDKVLAERVEA, encoded by the coding sequence GTGATTTTCTCCGACAGTCCCTGGGGGACGGGCCTCGGCCTGTTCGCCATCGTGTTCCTGGTCTTCGCGAACGGGTTCTTCGTCGCGGCCGAGTTCGCCCTGGTGGCGGTCCGGCGCAGTCGGGTCCAGGAGCTCGTAGCCGAGAAGCGGGCCCATGCGGGCGCCCTGCAGCAGGCGGTCGAGAGCCTGGATTCGCACCTGGCGGCCACGCAGCTCGGCATCACCATCTCGTCGCTCGCCCTCGGCTGGGTCGGCGAGCCGGCCCTGGCCCATCTGATCGAGCCTTTGCTCGCCTTCCTGCCGCAGGGCACGAGCACGGCCGGGGCCCATGCCGTCGCGGTGGTGGTCTCCTTCGTGATCATCACCTCGCTGCACATCGTGCTGGGCGAGCTGGCGCCGAAGAGCCTCGCGCTCCAGCGCAGCGAGCGCACGGCGCTCGCCATCGTGCGGCCCCTGCGGCTGTTCCTGATGGTCTTCCGTCCGGCGATCGCGTGCCTCAACGGCCTCGGCAACGGCGTGCTGCGCCTGTGCGGGCTGCAGCCGGGCTCCGGCGAGGGCTCGCTGCATTCCACCGCCGAGCTGTCGCTCCTGGTGGCGGCGAGCCAGGAGGCCGGCCTGATTCAGGAGGCGCAGCAGGCGGCGGTGCAGCGCATCTTCGGCATCGGCGAGCGGCGGGTCCGGGACATCATGACTCCGCGCCACGAGGTCGACTGGATCGACGTCGACGATCCGCGCGAGGCGGTGCTGGAGACGATCCGCGCCTGCCGGCACGAGCAGCTGGTGGCGAGCCGGGGCGAGATCCACGAGATCGTCGGCGTGCTGCGCAAGCAGGACGTGCTCAACCAGCTCCTCGACGGGGCGCCGATCACCCTCGACGCGATCATCCGCGAGCCGATCGTCGTGCACGAGGGCATGCCGATCCTGCGGGTGCTCGAGACCTTCAAGGCGAAGCCCGTCCGCATGGCGATCGTCGTCGACGAGTACGGCGACCTCGAGGGCATCGTCACCCAGACCGACCTCCTCGAGGCGATCGCCGGCGACATCCCGGACACCGACGACGAGGAGCCGATGGTGGTCGAGCGCCAGGACGGCTCGCTGCTGATCGACGGGATGATGCCGGCAGTCGACGCCTTCGACCGCCTCGGCTTCATCGATCGGCCCGACACCGACGATTTCTCGACACTGGCCGGCTACGTCATCTTCCAGCTCGGCCGCATCCCCACCGCCGGCGACGGGTTCGAGCGCAACGGCTGGCGCTTCGAGGTCGTCGACATGGACGGGCGCCGGGTCGACAAGGTCCTGGCCGAGCGGGTGGAGGCATGA
- a CDS encoding adenylate/guanylate cyclase domain-containing protein encodes MPIPQHAWFWIGILLLSAGAGLLYDALFQNGIPLVAAIHGIFIGACALLMERGTLLPRLQARLRRLPTFLYVPIAELAYVGMITLGHATGGVIVWGTGLSPEPFAVAVVPSLRVLVYALAVSALLVFVVRMRDLIGAEVFVNLLVGRYHRPVEEERIFLFVDVVGSTAYAETHGALKTQAFLGAVFATLAEPVRRCQGSTDDFIGDMAMITWPMARGLQGARCVACVLAIQESLTRDAAAWQERFGAVPRIRAALHGGPVVTAEVGVDRHKIAYFGDAVNVTARLEALCRTLDAPVLISGDLLAKLPRLPDGVRARPLGEHAVRGRDQVLAVAALEHAPRAGRAAA; translated from the coding sequence CTGCCGATCCCGCAGCACGCCTGGTTCTGGATCGGCATCCTGCTTCTCAGCGCCGGGGCGGGCCTGCTCTACGACGCGCTGTTCCAGAACGGCATCCCCCTGGTCGCGGCGATCCATGGCATCTTCATCGGCGCCTGCGCGCTCCTGATGGAGCGCGGCACCCTGCTGCCGCGGCTCCAGGCGCGCCTGCGCCGCCTGCCGACCTTCCTCTACGTGCCGATCGCCGAGCTGGCCTATGTGGGGATGATCACGCTGGGCCACGCCACCGGCGGCGTGATCGTCTGGGGCACCGGCCTGAGCCCCGAGCCCTTCGCAGTGGCGGTGGTGCCCTCGCTGCGGGTGCTCGTCTACGCGCTCGCTGTCTCGGCGCTCCTCGTCTTCGTGGTGCGGATGCGCGACCTCATCGGCGCCGAGGTCTTCGTCAACCTGCTGGTCGGTCGCTACCACCGGCCGGTGGAGGAGGAGCGCATCTTCCTGTTCGTCGACGTCGTCGGCTCGACCGCCTATGCCGAGACGCACGGAGCCCTCAAGACCCAGGCCTTCCTCGGCGCGGTCTTCGCGACCCTGGCCGAGCCGGTGCGGCGCTGCCAGGGCTCGACCGACGACTTCATCGGCGACATGGCGATGATCACCTGGCCGATGGCCCGTGGGCTGCAAGGCGCCCGCTGCGTCGCCTGCGTGCTGGCGATCCAGGAGAGCCTGACGCGGGACGCCGCGGCCTGGCAGGAGCGGTTCGGCGCCGTGCCGCGCATCCGCGCCGCCCTCCATGGCGGGCCCGTGGTCACCGCCGAGGTCGGGGTCGACCGGCACAAGATCGCGTATTTCGGCGATGCGGTGAACGTCACCGCCCGGCTGGAAGCCCTGTGCCGCACCCTCGACGCGCCGGTTCTAATCTCGGGCGATCTCCTGGCCAAGCTGCCGCGGCTGCCCGACGGCGTGCGGGCGCGGCCGCTCGGCGAGCACGCCGTGCGCGGGCGCGACCAGGTACTGGCCGTCGCCGCTCTGGAGCACGCTCCGCGCGCAGGCCGCGCCGCCGCCTGA
- a CDS encoding DUF485 domain-containing protein, which yields MAEADTARVLASPRFRELVHERTRFAWILSGTMLAIYLVFILLIAFAHGLMATKVSGTISLGLVLGIGVILIAFLLTGIYVFRANGRFDDLTRDLNRELGR from the coding sequence ATGGCAGAGGCAGACACCGCACGGGTTCTGGCGAGCCCGCGATTCCGCGAGCTGGTCCATGAGCGCACCCGCTTCGCCTGGATCCTGTCCGGCACGATGCTGGCGATCTACCTGGTCTTCATCCTGCTCATCGCCTTCGCGCACGGCCTGATGGCGACGAAGGTCAGCGGCACGATCTCGCTCGGCCTGGTGCTCGGCATCGGGGTGATCCTGATCGCCTTCCTGCTCACCGGGATCTACGTCTTCCGCGCCAATGGCCGTTTTGACGACCTCACCCGCGATCTGAACCGGGAGCTCGGCCGATGA
- a CDS encoding EF-hand domain-containing protein, producing the protein MTLNRTLLLAALLAAPLALPVSAEAKPKADRTIAAVDTDSDGTIDLAEAKAAAGAVFDKLEKDADGTLDTKELQGRVSRKDMKQADPDNDGTLDKNEYLALVEARFKLADPDNDGTLDAKEMRTPAGKALARLLK; encoded by the coding sequence ATGACCCTCAACCGGACCCTTTTGCTCGCCGCTCTCCTGGCCGCGCCGCTCGCCCTGCCCGTCTCGGCCGAGGCGAAGCCGAAGGCCGACCGCACCATCGCGGCCGTCGACACCGATTCGGACGGCACGATCGACCTCGCCGAGGCCAAGGCCGCGGCCGGCGCGGTGTTCGACAAGCTCGAGAAGGATGCCGACGGCACCCTCGACACCAAGGAGCTGCAGGGCCGCGTCAGCCGCAAGGACATGAAGCAGGCCGACCCGGACAATGACGGCACCCTCGACAAGAACGAGTACCTCGCCCTGGTCGAAGCCCGCTTCAAGCTCGCCGACCCGGATAACGACGGCACCCTCGACGCCAAGGAGATGCGGACGCCGGCCGGCAAGGCCCTGGCCCGTCTCCTGAAGTAA